The genome window TCGTCTGGTAAAATATGTTTGTTCTGATTTTGATACAAGATCTCCAATATCTTCTCCAGCATATAAAAACCTCCCATAATATCGAGATTTTAATCTAATTATTCGCTTTTTGAATCAGTTGATTGGGTTGCTTGACTCATATAAGAACCAACAGCTGCTGAAACGGCAGCTACTTTTTTATTTGGTAAGAATGTGGATCTTAAACGAGCTTCTTTCTCTTTGTCTTCAGCAACCACTCTTTCCATTTCCTGGTTAATGCCATTACGGTGCTGGTCAACAAAGTGGGTATGCAGTTTACCTTCCCAAAATTCTTTGTTTCTCATTATTGCTTTATGGAATGGTATTGTGGTTTTCACTCCTAAAATTACGTATTCACTTAAAGCCCTTCTCATCCTATTAATAGCTTCATTACGGTTTCGTCCATAAACTATGAGTTTGGATATCATAGAATCATAAAATGTGGGGATGGTGTAATTCATATAAACTCCACTATCTACACGAACCCCAGTCCCTCCTGGTGATCGGTACCCTGTAATTTTTCCAGGGGTAGGTGTAAAATCTGCTAAAGGATCTTCTGCATTGATTCTGCATTCAATAGCATGCCCTCTAACACTAATTTCATCTTGAGAACAGCAGAGATCTTTACCGGCAGCAACTTTTATCTGCTCTTTCACCAGATCAATCCCGGTTATTATTTCTGTTATAGGGTGCTCTACTTGTATTCTGGTGTTCATTTCCAGAAAATAAAAATCACCATTAGCATAAAGGAATTCCACAGTTCCAGCATTAGTATAATTTATTGATTCTGCTGCTTTAATTGCTGCAGAGCCCATTTTCTCTCTCAACTCATCAGTCATTATAGGGGAAGGTGCTTCTTCAATCAATTTCTGATGTCTTCTCTGTATAGAACATTCCCTGTCGGCTACGTGGATAGTGTTACCATTTTCATCCGCCATAATCTGAAATTCAATGTGACGTGGCTCTTCCAGATATTTCTCTATGAATAC of Methanobacterium alcaliphilum contains these proteins:
- a CDS encoding acetyl-CoA carboxylase biotin carboxylase subunit, whose product is MFNKLLVANRGEIAIRVMRACNELDVKSVAVYSDADKNSLFAKYADEAYNIGESTPAKSYLNINKIIEVAEECGADAIHPGYGFLAENSNLGKECEKHGIKLIGPKGSVIEAMGDKITSKKLMRSANVPVIPGTDKGVSNIDEAVKIAESIGYPVIVKASAGGGGIGMRTVYEEDELIRAIESTQSVAASAFGDPTVFIEKYLEEPRHIEFQIMADENGNTIHVADRECSIQRRHQKLIEEAPSPIMTDELREKMGSAAIKAAESINYTNAGTVEFLYANGDFYFLEMNTRIQVEHPITEIITGIDLVKEQIKVAAGKDLCCSQDEISVRGHAIECRINAEDPLADFTPTPGKITGYRSPGGTGVRVDSGVYMNYTIPTFYDSMISKLIVYGRNRNEAINRMRRALSEYVILGVKTTIPFHKAIMRNKEFWEGKLHTHFVDQHRNGINQEMERVVAEDKEKEARLRSTFLPNKKVAAVSAAVGSYMSQATQSTDSKSE